A single genomic interval of Zunongwangia sp. HGR-M22 harbors:
- a CDS encoding CcoQ/FixQ family Cbb3-type cytochrome c oxidase assembly chaperone, producing the protein MLKFVKGNLESIDGVALYPMISLLIFFIFFVGLFAWVITAKKEHINQVSNIPLEEDNNELL; encoded by the coding sequence ATGCTAAAATTTGTAAAAGGAAATCTTGAAAGTATCGATGGGGTAGCACTTTACCCCATGATATCGCTACTGATCTTCTTCATCTTTTTTGTAGGTCTTTTTGCCTGGGTAATTACTGCAAAGAAAGAACATATTAACCAGGTTAGTAACATTCCTTTAGAGGAAGATAATAATGAGCTATTATGA
- a CDS encoding cbb3-type cytochrome c oxidase N-terminal domain-containing protein — protein MRNTASYLRVIAITILAFIFLQLTVESSEEWAFIEYPVIWAVLGILLVFGIAMEVILASITSVLFRSLTPEAQERYLHQQSLRRKNRFASLKTFWKKMNDSKPVEEEEEIILDHNYDGIQELDNNLPPWWLYGFYASIVFAAVYLVRYHVLDAPNQREEYIAEVASAKKAIEEYKKTAKDLIDVNTVELLTGEEDIKAGASIFAGNCVACHKEDAGGGIGPNLTDDYWILGGGIKNVFNTISEGGRPGKGMVAWKTDLKPSEIAQVASYVLSLHGSTPADPKEPQGDLWVDENAPVDEVEVTKPDSTSVEIIMEDGVTGMDEEE, from the coding sequence ATGAGAAATACCGCATCATATTTAAGAGTTATAGCAATTACCATTCTCGCTTTTATATTTCTGCAGCTTACTGTAGAATCTTCAGAGGAATGGGCATTTATAGAATATCCAGTAATCTGGGCAGTACTCGGGATTTTACTGGTATTTGGTATTGCTATGGAAGTTATTCTTGCCAGTATTACATCTGTATTATTTAGAAGTTTAACTCCTGAGGCCCAAGAGCGCTACTTGCACCAGCAATCGTTAAGAAGAAAAAACAGATTTGCTAGTCTTAAGACGTTCTGGAAGAAAATGAATGATAGTAAACCGGTAGAAGAGGAAGAAGAAATTATTCTGGATCACAATTATGATGGTATACAGGAATTGGATAACAATCTTCCGCCATGGTGGTTATATGGATTTTATGCATCCATTGTATTTGCAGCAGTTTACCTAGTAAGATATCATGTTTTAGATGCGCCCAATCAACGAGAGGAATATATTGCTGAAGTAGCTTCAGCTAAAAAAGCCATCGAAGAATATAAAAAAACAGCTAAAGATCTTATCGATGTAAATACAGTTGAGCTGCTAACCGGTGAAGAAGACATTAAAGCCGGAGCATCCATTTTTGCAGGAAACTGTGTAGCCTGTCACAAAGAAGATGCCGGTGGAGGTATAGGTCCTAATCTAACCGATGATTATTGGATTTTAGGCGGTGGTATCAAAAACGTATTTAATACAATTTCTGAAGGGGGGCGTCCCGGTAAAGGAATGGTTGCCTGGAAAACCGATTTAAAACCGAGCGAAATTGCTCAGGTAGCCAGCTACGTGCTTAGCCTTCATGGTAGTACACCAGCCGATCCCAAAGAACCTCAGGGAGATTTATGGGTAGATGAAAATGCACCTGTAGACGAAGTTGAAGTGACCAAACCCGATTCCACTTCAGTAGAAATTATTATGGAAGATGGAGTGACAGGTATGGATGAAGAAGAATAA
- the ccoG gene encoding cytochrome c oxidase accessory protein CcoG, with the protein MSNSPENNFRDSLGTVNQEGKREWIFPKKPSGKLYKYRKLVSYVLLIFLFSAPFIKINGNQFLLFNVLERRFNFFGYPFWPQDFYLVVIMMIIGVVFVILFTVAFGRIFCGWICPQTIFMEMVFRRIEYWIEGDRGKQMRLAKQPWNAEKIRKKGLKWIIFFIISFLIANIFLAYFIGSDVLLEYITEGPVENLNTFISLLIFTGVFYFIFAWFREQVCVIVCPYGRLQGTLLDNKSIIVAYDHKRGEKEKGRAKFKKKEDRAASGKGDCIDCMQCVHVCPTGIDIRNGTQLECVNCTACIDACNAMMEAVNLPKDLIRYASEENIEKKAKFQFTARLKGYTAVLVILIGVLTGMLFLRNDVEARVLRLPGQLYEHQENNRISNVFTFKLVNKTSEDINAVQLKLISHKGEVRLVKSESLTVPKRGYAEGTLFIEIPAASLEGEKEKLKIGVYSNNELIETTTTNFLGPRSYR; encoded by the coding sequence ATGAGTAATTCCCCCGAAAACAATTTTAGAGATTCATTAGGTACCGTAAATCAAGAAGGCAAGCGGGAGTGGATTTTTCCCAAAAAGCCATCTGGTAAATTATATAAATATAGAAAGCTGGTAAGTTATGTCTTATTGATATTTCTTTTTTCAGCTCCGTTTATCAAAATTAACGGTAATCAATTCTTACTCTTCAATGTGTTGGAACGTCGTTTCAACTTCTTTGGGTATCCTTTTTGGCCACAGGACTTCTACTTAGTGGTGATCATGATGATTATAGGGGTGGTCTTTGTGATTCTATTTACTGTGGCCTTCGGAAGGATATTTTGCGGCTGGATTTGTCCCCAAACCATTTTTATGGAAATGGTGTTTAGACGTATCGAATACTGGATAGAAGGCGATCGTGGTAAGCAAATGCGGCTTGCCAAACAACCATGGAATGCTGAAAAAATTAGAAAAAAAGGATTAAAATGGATTATATTTTTTATTATTTCATTTTTAATAGCTAACATTTTTCTTGCCTATTTTATTGGTAGTGATGTCTTATTAGAATATATAACAGAGGGACCTGTAGAAAACTTAAATACGTTTATATCCCTTCTTATTTTTACAGGAGTTTTCTACTTTATTTTCGCCTGGTTTAGAGAGCAAGTATGTGTGATTGTTTGTCCTTATGGTCGGCTTCAGGGAACGTTGCTTGATAATAAATCGATTATTGTAGCATACGATCATAAACGTGGTGAAAAAGAAAAAGGAAGAGCAAAATTTAAAAAGAAAGAAGACCGCGCCGCATCTGGTAAAGGAGATTGTATTGATTGTATGCAATGTGTACATGTTTGTCCTACCGGGATAGATATTCGTAATGGTACACAATTAGAATGTGTAAACTGTACTGCTTGTATCGATGCCTGTAACGCGATGATGGAGGCGGTAAACTTACCTAAAGACTTAATTCGTTATGCCAGCGAAGAAAATATAGAGAAAAAAGCCAAATTTCAATTCACTGCTCGATTAAAAGGCTATACCGCAGTATTGGTGATTTTAATTGGGGTGTTAACCGGCATGCTTTTTTTAAGAAATGATGTAGAGGCCAGAGTGCTTAGATTGCCCGGGCAGCTTTACGAGCATCAGGAAAATAATAGAATTAGTAATGTATTTACATTTAAGCTGGTCAATAAAACTTCAGAAGATATTAATGCCGTTCAGCTAAAACTAATTTCGCATAAGGGTGAAGTGCGTTTGGTTAAAAGTGAAAGTCTAACCGTCCCAAAAAGAGGCTATGCCGAAGGAACACTTTTTATTGAAATTCCCGCGGCTTCCTTAGAAGGAGAAAAGGAAAAACTTAAGATTGGCGTTTATAGTAATAATGAATTAATAGAAACTACAACAACCAATTTTCTTGGGCCACGTAGTTACAGATAA
- a CDS encoding FixH family protein yields MKFNWGTGLVIGMCCFVSFILFFVIKMSTDTKYDYDLVVEDYYGKELHFQQEIDAEKNLNLFSEEITGKKTTEGYTLYFPETTEEIEGKISLYRPSNKKLDLTIPLKLEEGKILIPDSQLVDGRWDISVEMKYQGKEILFKKSIIY; encoded by the coding sequence ATGAAATTTAATTGGGGAACAGGACTTGTAATAGGAATGTGCTGCTTTGTAAGCTTTATTCTATTCTTTGTGATTAAAATGAGTACCGATACAAAATATGACTATGATCTCGTGGTAGAAGATTACTACGGGAAAGAATTACATTTTCAGCAAGAAATTGATGCTGAAAAGAATCTAAATTTATTTTCTGAAGAGATTACAGGAAAGAAAACAACTGAGGGATATACGCTTTATTTTCCTGAAACTACAGAAGAAATCGAAGGAAAAATATCTCTATATCGTCCTTCTAATAAAAAACTTGATTTAACCATTCCATTAAAATTAGAAGAGGGTAAAATTCTAATTCCCGATAGTCAATTAGTGGATGGTCGTTGGGATATTTCCGTAGAAATGAAATATCAAGGAAAAGAGATTTTATTTAAAAAATCAATTATATATTAG
- a CDS encoding sulfite exporter TauE/SafE family protein translates to MFFSAFLFGLLGSFHCIGMCGPIAFLLPLSRDKKTLMFLQLFLYHFGRLLSYGVIGLLFGLLGKGLNLFAAQQKLSIGIGVLMILTAIISFGKFKFGKIGTPFFSIISRLKSKIGAGLKKKSPDTFLSIGMLNGFLPCGLVYMAMLGAIAEANAGFGALYMVFFGLGTIPLMTAAVVLSSKLSSGVKTREKIRKLIPIFVVLTGFLFILRGSGLNIPYLSPAMAEDKVDAKIECHEPVQISFEKQ, encoded by the coding sequence ATGTTTTTTAGCGCTTTTTTATTCGGACTTTTAGGTAGTTTCCATTGCATTGGGATGTGCGGTCCCATAGCATTTCTATTACCATTAAGTCGGGATAAAAAAACGCTAATGTTCCTTCAGTTATTCCTTTATCATTTTGGAAGATTATTATCTTATGGAGTTATAGGCCTTCTATTTGGGCTTCTAGGAAAAGGCTTAAATCTTTTCGCTGCACAACAAAAATTGTCTATAGGAATTGGAGTTTTGATGATTTTGACAGCGATTATTTCCTTCGGAAAATTTAAATTCGGTAAAATAGGAACTCCTTTTTTTAGCATTATAAGTCGGTTAAAATCAAAAATTGGCGCTGGTTTAAAGAAGAAATCACCAGATACTTTTCTTTCTATAGGTATGCTGAACGGATTTTTACCATGCGGACTCGTTTACATGGCCATGCTGGGTGCAATTGCTGAAGCTAATGCCGGGTTTGGAGCTTTATACATGGTTTTTTTCGGTCTTGGCACTATTCCATTAATGACCGCGGCTGTGGTATTATCTAGTAAGCTTTCTAGCGGAGTAAAAACCCGCGAAAAAATAAGAAAGCTCATACCCATATTCGTTGTTTTAACGGGCTTTTTATTTATTCTTCGTGGTTCTGGTTTAAACATTCCTTACCTCTCTCCAGCAATGGCTGAAGATAAAGTAGACGCTAAAATTGAATGTCACGAGCCAGTGCAAATCTCTTTTGAAAAACAATAA
- the hemN gene encoding oxygen-independent coproporphyrinogen III oxidase, translated as MQSLVSKYNVAGPRYTSYPTVPYWDDVSFSLKEWKECLKRSYVESKENGISLYIHLPYCESMCTFCGCNKRITKNHLVEIPYIKTLLIEWDLYVSLFEETPRISELHLGGGTPTFFSSENLKLLLEGLFKDPAERANAELSFEGHPNNTTKNHLQVLANLGFTRVSYGVQDYNLSVQKAINRVQPFENVQKVTTLARENGFTSVGHDIIFGLPFQTTKDIENTINLTKKLMPERIAFYSYAHVPWIKGNGQRGFKDEDLPSPDEKKKQFELGKEMLLETGYIEIGMDHFALPDDQLARSLEQKQIHRNFMGYTTETTQLMIGLGVSAIGDSWYAFGQNTKNIEEYKSLVEGGIFPIYRGHILSPEDLIIRRHILNLMCKFETSWADNHMYFSELPDVIVKLAEMQDDGLLKILDKKIEITEKGRAFVRNVCMAFDLRLQRKKPDIKLFSMTI; from the coding sequence ATGCAGTCTCTGGTAAGTAAATATAACGTAGCCGGTCCAAGGTATACAAGCTATCCAACAGTACCGTATTGGGATGATGTTTCTTTCTCCTTAAAAGAATGGAAAGAATGTTTAAAAAGGAGTTATGTAGAAAGTAAAGAAAATGGAATTAGCCTCTACATACATCTTCCATACTGCGAAAGCATGTGTACCTTTTGTGGCTGCAATAAAAGGATCACCAAAAATCATCTGGTTGAAATTCCTTATATCAAAACACTTCTTATAGAGTGGGACTTATATGTTTCGCTTTTTGAAGAGACCCCTAGAATTTCTGAATTACATTTAGGAGGCGGTACACCTACCTTTTTTTCTTCGGAAAATCTTAAGTTGCTTTTAGAGGGTCTATTTAAAGATCCTGCTGAAAGAGCCAATGCTGAACTGAGTTTTGAAGGACATCCAAATAATACCACAAAAAATCATCTTCAGGTTTTAGCTAATCTTGGTTTTACAAGGGTTAGTTATGGCGTTCAGGATTATAATTTAAGCGTTCAAAAAGCAATTAATCGTGTGCAGCCATTCGAGAATGTTCAAAAGGTAACAACTTTGGCTAGAGAAAATGGTTTTACCTCAGTAGGGCACGATATTATCTTCGGTCTACCTTTTCAAACCACAAAAGATATAGAAAACACTATAAATCTTACTAAAAAATTAATGCCAGAGCGCATTGCATTTTATAGCTATGCCCATGTGCCATGGATTAAAGGAAATGGGCAACGTGGTTTTAAAGATGAAGATTTGCCCTCTCCAGATGAGAAAAAGAAACAGTTTGAGCTGGGGAAAGAAATGCTACTAGAAACGGGGTATATAGAAATAGGAATGGATCATTTTGCTTTACCAGACGACCAATTGGCTCGTAGTTTAGAGCAAAAGCAAATTCACCGAAATTTTATGGGATATACTACCGAGACTACACAATTAATGATTGGTTTAGGAGTATCTGCTATTGGAGATTCGTGGTATGCATTTGGGCAAAACACCAAAAATATCGAAGAATATAAAAGCCTGGTGGAAGGCGGTATTTTCCCAATCTATCGCGGACATATTTTAAGCCCCGAAGACCTGATTATTAGACGACATATTCTTAACCTAATGTGCAAATTCGAGACAAGTTGGGCAGATAATCATATGTATTTTTCTGAACTCCCCGATGTGATTGTAAAATTAGCAGAAATGCAAGACGACGGGCTATTAAAAATCCTCGATAAAAAAATTGAAATTACTGAAAAAGGAAGAGCGTTTGTTCGTAATGTTTGTATGGCATTCGATTTAAGGTTGCAACGTAAAAAACCAGATATAAAACTCTTTTCTATGACGATTTAA
- a CDS encoding MFS transporter, producing the protein MEVKHKQRIALSICFFISGLAFSTWASRIPTVKEFFDLSEAELGSLLLVLPVGNIVGLPISGWLVSKFDSRKPLFAGIFSIALSLVAIGWSTSIYALIASIFFFAFSLRIMNISMNTQSITLQKHFLRKIIGSFHAAWSCGGITGVALSTLMVRFGLGMGLHLTIVGILIIILIVTGFPFLLRNDRTTSGGKLKLGKPNSYIFILGILAFFASICEGGMFDWSGVYFRDVVGEEIFTLGYLIFMVFMALSRFFSDIVIEKIGMPKTYLISSCMVVIGVSTVVIFPHFWPALAGFSIVGIGVAAVMPMTMGLAGKSPKYSPGMAISIVTTYNVTGMLLGPAVIGYLAELIGLKFAFLFFLIAGLMLTPISRQFFKRQNTNIID; encoded by the coding sequence ATGGAAGTAAAGCACAAACAGCGCATCGCATTAAGTATTTGTTTTTTTATAAGCGGACTCGCATTTTCTACCTGGGCATCCCGGATTCCTACTGTTAAAGAATTTTTTGATTTAAGTGAAGCCGAGCTTGGTAGCTTGTTGTTGGTACTCCCTGTTGGAAATATTGTAGGGCTTCCCATTTCTGGTTGGTTAGTTTCTAAATTTGATAGTAGAAAACCACTGTTTGCCGGGATTTTTTCCATCGCATTAAGTCTGGTGGCGATTGGTTGGTCTACTAGCATATATGCTTTAATTGCTTCGATATTTTTCTTCGCTTTTTCCCTGCGGATTATGAATATCTCGATGAACACCCAGTCCATCACCTTGCAAAAACATTTTTTGCGTAAAATCATAGGGTCATTCCATGCGGCATGGAGTTGCGGAGGTATTACCGGGGTGGCACTTTCTACTCTCATGGTACGTTTTGGTCTAGGAATGGGACTGCATTTAACTATCGTCGGAATTTTAATTATAATATTAATTGTAACTGGTTTTCCCTTTCTTCTTAGAAATGATAGAACAACCTCTGGCGGTAAACTGAAATTAGGCAAGCCAAATTCTTATATTTTTATCCTAGGGATTTTGGCCTTTTTCGCCTCTATTTGTGAAGGTGGGATGTTCGATTGGAGTGGTGTTTATTTTAGAGATGTAGTGGGCGAGGAAATTTTTACTTTAGGATATCTTATTTTTATGGTGTTTATGGCGCTCTCCAGGTTTTTTTCAGATATAGTGATCGAAAAAATAGGGATGCCTAAAACCTATCTTATAAGTTCGTGCATGGTGGTAATAGGAGTGAGCACAGTAGTGATATTTCCACATTTTTGGCCGGCACTAGCTGGTTTTAGTATTGTAGGAATAGGAGTAGCCGCAGTAATGCCTATGACGATGGGCTTAGCTGGGAAATCCCCAAAATATAGTCCGGGTATGGCGATATCTATAGTTACCACTTATAACGTAACAGGCATGTTATTAGGACCGGCCGTAATTGGATATTTAGCCGAACTTATAGGATTAAAATTTGCATTTTTGTTTTTCTTAATTGCTGGCTTAATGCTTACTCCTATATCCAGGCAGTTTTTTAAAAGACAGAATACTAATATTATAGATTGA
- a CDS encoding DUF6892 domain-containing protein, whose amino-acid sequence MLHLELNPDSFKINTISVEFPISIENLQAIIGNNYSTLKTKNNTLFTWNDLGIIAFSKDGKNIETLSLELEQEVYKFSPSQTFSGTFLFNQEDIIGYYHKYEEKHVKLFKDDTSGALVLNTISAWFDVREDKVKAIELSTYKPYDRAEGIPKDKYAINKPDEELITFTDFGFKLSVIEELMYTQGLLTPKFDVHEFGKWYTKREIDLDEEGHFPIKEVTQYFKDFPVPKRLAPKLTEIYQDGGNDIYMNLIPFSGGDIDYWDIESITDAKHFPNLKKVTLCYAKDHIVEDFEKLGIEAEWI is encoded by the coding sequence ATGCTTCATTTAGAATTAAATCCAGATTCGTTTAAAATTAACACTATTTCTGTTGAATTTCCTATTTCCATAGAAAATTTACAAGCCATTATTGGTAACAATTACAGTACACTTAAAACCAAAAACAATACGCTTTTTACGTGGAATGATTTAGGTATTATCGCCTTTAGTAAAGATGGTAAAAACATAGAAACACTAAGTCTTGAATTAGAGCAAGAAGTGTATAAATTTAGTCCGTCCCAAACATTCTCGGGCACCTTTCTTTTTAACCAAGAAGACATTATAGGTTATTATCATAAGTACGAAGAAAAACACGTAAAACTTTTTAAAGACGATACCTCTGGCGCTTTAGTTCTAAATACCATTAGTGCTTGGTTTGATGTACGAGAAGATAAGGTAAAGGCTATAGAACTTAGTACTTACAAGCCTTACGATCGAGCTGAAGGTATACCAAAAGATAAATATGCAATTAACAAACCTGATGAAGAACTCATCACATTTACCGATTTTGGGTTTAAACTCTCGGTGATTGAAGAGTTAATGTATACTCAAGGTTTATTGACTCCTAAATTTGATGTACACGAATTTGGGAAATGGTATACAAAAAGAGAAATTGATTTAGATGAAGAGGGCCACTTTCCTATTAAAGAAGTTACTCAATATTTTAAAGATTTTCCGGTTCCTAAACGTTTAGCGCCAAAGCTTACTGAGATTTACCAAGATGGCGGTAACGATATTTATATGAATTTAATTCCGTTTTCTGGCGGTGATATAGACTATTGGGACATTGAAAGTATAACCGATGCCAAACACTTTCCCAACTTAAAAAAAGTAACCTTATGTTACGCCAAAGACCACATTGTTGAAGATTTTGAAAAATTAGGTATTGAAGCAGAGTGGATTTAA
- a CDS encoding SMI1/KNR4 family protein — MKLEFSETFQQELPSRYLKFLKENPKGTKIKISGRYDKRTWNMMGEEDLLKRWTMNGVGEAANYECLKLYTHIEGENLDELYIDSAFGCVELKRVAKGFVIGHENGDYLYLDPESNFSIWIYYHDGGDITKISESFDLFLKTINIL; from the coding sequence ATGAAATTAGAATTTAGCGAAACCTTTCAGCAAGAATTACCAAGCAGGTATCTCAAATTTCTTAAAGAAAACCCTAAGGGTACTAAAATAAAAATTAGCGGTCGTTATGATAAACGTACTTGGAATATGATGGGCGAAGAAGATTTATTAAAACGGTGGACGATGAACGGTGTTGGTGAAGCCGCGAATTACGAATGCTTAAAGCTTTATACCCATATCGAAGGAGAGAATTTAGACGAACTTTATATAGATTCAGCTTTTGGTTGTGTTGAATTAAAGCGTGTAGCCAAAGGTTTTGTGATTGGTCACGAAAATGGAGATTACCTGTACTTAGATCCAGAAAGTAATTTTTCGATATGGATCTATTATCACGATGGTGGTGATATTACTAAAATTTCAGAATCTTTTGATCTGTTTCTGAAAACGATAAATATTTTATAA
- a CDS encoding adenylosuccinate synthetase, whose amino-acid sequence MPKCSIVIDLGFGDAGKGITTDFLASQQPEESLVVRFSGGHQVGHTVATENLEHTFSNFGSGTFQGVPTYYSEHTTLFPPAILQEGNYLKAYHPKLYLHPLAMVTTVYDIAYNRALEKQQGHGSCGLGFGATIARHREEVFFYANDLQFKWVIEQRLQSIQKYYQNKIAQQSKAVQEYYTNELKQYEEAFFVETCLTMHSFYTIAKLADLASSFQHFIFEGSQGILLDTQHGFYPHTTWSYTSSKNAIQLIANELNDAQINIYYVTRCYQTRHGNGPMSNTPEVTLINNENEANVTNEFQGEFRTKTLDPNLLNYALSCDQIHHQNLAITKNLMITCLDQLPDFSVENLLQKIPISFSKIYASYGPSRQTIKLIKSTN is encoded by the coding sequence ATGCCGAAGTGTAGTATTGTAATAGATTTAGGTTTTGGCGATGCCGGAAAAGGAATAACGACCGATTTTCTGGCATCGCAACAACCTGAAGAAAGTCTGGTGGTTCGGTTTTCTGGTGGGCATCAGGTAGGGCATACGGTGGCAACAGAAAATCTAGAACATACTTTTAGTAATTTTGGTTCAGGTACGTTTCAGGGTGTTCCTACCTATTATAGCGAGCATACCACACTTTTTCCGCCTGCCATTTTACAGGAAGGAAACTATTTAAAAGCCTACCATCCTAAGTTGTATTTACATCCGTTGGCCATGGTAACCACTGTGTATGATATTGCATATAACCGGGCTTTAGAAAAACAACAAGGCCATGGTTCTTGTGGTTTAGGTTTTGGTGCTACCATAGCTCGCCATCGAGAAGAGGTGTTTTTTTATGCGAACGATTTACAATTTAAATGGGTTATAGAACAGCGATTACAAAGTATTCAAAAATATTATCAAAACAAAATAGCGCAGCAATCTAAAGCCGTTCAAGAATATTATACAAATGAATTAAAGCAATACGAGGAAGCTTTTTTTGTAGAGACTTGTCTTACAATGCATTCTTTTTATACAATTGCAAAATTGGCAGACTTAGCTTCTTCATTTCAGCATTTTATTTTTGAAGGCAGTCAGGGTATTTTGCTAGATACCCAACACGGTTTTTATCCGCATACCACGTGGAGTTACACTTCTTCTAAAAATGCCATTCAGCTTATTGCAAATGAATTGAATGATGCCCAAATCAATATATATTATGTAACGCGCTGTTACCAAACTCGCCACGGCAACGGCCCGATGAGCAATACTCCAGAAGTTACCTTAATTAATAATGAAAATGAAGCTAATGTAACCAACGAGTTTCAAGGGGAATTTCGAACAAAAACGCTTGATCCCAATTTACTTAATTATGCCTTAAGCTGCGATCAAATTCATCATCAAAATTTAGCTATTACCAAAAATTTAATGATTACCTGTTTAGATCAGTTACCTGATTTTTCGGTAGAAAATTTACTTCAAAAAATTCCGATTTCATTTTCAAAAATATATGCTAGTTATGGTCCTAGTAGACAAACCATTAAACTCATAAAATCTACCAATTAA
- a CDS encoding SMI1/KNR4 family protein, producing the protein MMKSIIAYKEDVNQKKWNDFQFEPIQIETLPTLEDPEDFRNSFTFRDSLLEAFEEISGKNVLKLLFITPDFNLNSAFYGIAYLETKEIFTAEIQQTEIFTQWYDAVLDEDDDKTDAKLFHFSKSSYSYSPINAKKHEQLFEHTGEFIVQNIPNHFIAEQLAKEKADFINPFIHLEVDYNFETIKANFETLVAKNSWKIIPPTDNQQIYNEFEAEAGFVFPQLLKDFLSLHNGVEKTRFLNAESILQEWREWKNIYQDWTQEELLDTYSTNEGKTLLMYTTPYWIPFFDLYNGNFIALDFAPTEKGTPGQVIRFGADQEIGYQEAESLNAFLEELLTSEEFDEDEY; encoded by the coding sequence ATGATGAAAAGTATAATTGCGTATAAAGAAGATGTCAATCAGAAGAAGTGGAACGATTTTCAGTTTGAACCTATTCAGATAGAAACACTTCCAACTTTAGAAGATCCTGAAGATTTTAGAAATAGTTTCACCTTTAGAGATTCGCTACTAGAAGCTTTCGAAGAAATTTCAGGTAAAAATGTTTTAAAACTGTTATTTATAACTCCAGATTTTAATTTAAATTCAGCATTTTACGGCATTGCCTACCTAGAAACGAAAGAGATATTTACCGCTGAAATTCAGCAAACTGAAATTTTCACTCAGTGGTACGATGCTGTTCTTGATGAAGATGATGATAAAACAGATGCCAAGTTATTTCATTTTTCCAAAAGCAGTTATAGTTACAGCCCAATAAATGCTAAAAAACACGAACAGCTTTTTGAGCATACAGGAGAATTTATTGTACAAAACATTCCCAATCATTTTATTGCAGAACAATTAGCCAAAGAGAAAGCAGATTTTATAAATCCGTTTATTCATTTAGAAGTCGATTATAACTTTGAAACTATAAAAGCAAATTTTGAAACACTGGTAGCTAAAAATTCATGGAAGATTATTCCTCCAACCGATAATCAACAAATTTATAATGAATTTGAAGCGGAAGCCGGTTTTGTATTTCCACAGCTGCTCAAAGATTTTTTAAGCCTTCATAATGGAGTAGAAAAAACCCGTTTTTTAAATGCTGAATCTATTCTACAAGAATGGAGAGAATGGAAAAACATATATCAAGATTGGACGCAAGAAGAATTGCTAGATACCTATAGTACTAATGAAGGGAAAACTTTGTTGATGTACACCACGCCGTATTGGATTCCCTTTTTCGATTTATACAACGGTAATTTTATAGCCTTAGATTTTGCGCCTACAGAAAAGGGAACGCCCGGACAAGTGATACGTTTTGGTGCCGATCAAGAAATTGGTTATCAGGAAGCAGAAAGTTTAAACGCCTTTTTAGAAGAACTATTAACTTCTGAAGAGTTTGATGAAGACGAGTATTAA